Genomic segment of Corynebacterium appendicis CIP 107643:
CGCTGGATCGTCTCCACGATGGACTGCATATGTCCTGTGCGCGGGGAATTCATGGCGCGCAGCAATGCCGCTTCGCTGCCGACATCGGTGGTCTGCGCGGCAGCAGCGGCGTTGTCGCCGGAGAGCACCTCGTCGTCGACCGCCGCGACGGTGCGCCCCCGCATGCGGATATTGCGGCGCTTTTCGACGCCCTCCGGGTGCGCCGTCGTCGCCAAGTAGTACGGGCGAGCCATGGGAGCGCGCCAGTCCAGCAGAAGGGTGCGGTAGTTGTCGGCGCGGTCGTCCATGCCCATGCGGCCGATATAACGGCGGTCGAGGTCGCCGCGTCCGGGGACGGGATTTTCGGGGTCGTTGTCGGTGATGTCGATCCGGCCGAAAACGAGCCCGGTCTCCGCGATGTTGAGAGCGTCGAGTTTCGCGTTGAGCCCGTGGTACTCGGTTTCGCGTCGCACGAGGGCGGCGGCATCCGGGTTGTCTGGGTCGACAGCCCGCTGGACTTCTTCCAGGCGTGCACTCGCCGCGGCGACTTCACGGTCCAAGTGCGCGAACAACGTGTCCACATGGCGCTGTTCTTCAGCGCGGGTGTCGCGGGTATCCACCGACTTAGCCAACCTGGGACTCCTTTCGCCTCTGCCATATCTTGATCCCCACAAACAAACGGCCCCGGGACAGGGAATATTCCCTGCCGCGGGGCCGGTCGTGCGAGACGCAGAAAAGCTTAGCTGAGCTTCTTCTCTGCCTTCTTCACGAACTTGTTGGCCTTCTTCTCGGCCTTCTTCGCCTTCTTCTTCCACTTGCGCTTCTGCCACCAGGACGGGGAAGCGTCGAGCTTCTCGAAGGCCTCCTGCAGGGAGTCAATGGAGTTCTGCGCCTTGTCCTGGGCGTTGCCGGCTGCCTTGTTCACCTTGCGCTTGCCCTTGAACTTCTCCCACTCGGACGGGCCCAGGTCGTCCAGGTTGCCCTGCAGATCGCTGACGACGCTGTTGACCTTGCGATTGGTCTTGTACTGCTCGAGCTTGGACGGTTTGACGTCCTTGTAGGTGTCCTCGGCCCAGCTGGTGGCGTCGTCCGCGAAGGAGGATGCGCGGTCAGCCGCCTTGTCGGCGAAGTCGGACGCGGTCTTCTTCCAGTCGTCCTTGTTGTCGTCGACGTAATCGGTGACCTGGTCGGCGACCTCCTGAGCGCGCTCGGAGACGGTCTCAGCGGTGTCCTGGAACCACGCGGAAGCCTTCTTCTTGGCCTTGTCGGTCTCGGACTGGGTGGGCAGCGCCTGCTGGACGTTCTTCTTGCCGCGCTTTGCGGCGTCCTGAGCGCGCCATGCCAGGCCCGGCTTGCCTTCGGTGTCCGCGCTAGCGAGCAAGACACCGCCAAGCAGAGCGACATTGGTCATCGCGCCGTTGCGGCGGCGCTGCTTGTCGTCCTCGTTCTTGGCCTCCCAGAAGGCGTTGCGGCCGAGCAGGGTGCCCACGGTGGAGACAGCGAGCAGGCCAGCGGACAGGCGCGGAGCCTTGCCCAGGGCGAAGGTGCTGCCTGCACCGATCTTCAGGCCGCCGTTGATCTTTGCCACGGTCTCCGGGTCAGACGGGATGTACTGCGCGTACTGGCTGGGCAGCGCGGACTTAATGGTCTCGACGACGCGCTCGGCGTCGTTTGCGTACTCGGACGAGTTCGTCACCGTCTTCACGCCGTCTGCGATGTACACAGAGGCGAGCATCGGACGAGCAAGTTTGCGGATCATACTCACTTATTCCTTACTTCTTTCAGCGGATGTTCCCCTTCCACTGTAGACATGTGTCGGCAGATAGCGCGGGGGTAGAGAAGTATTTTTCACCACCGGCGCTGCCACCACGCGTCCAAGTTCGGGCGTTCGGCGCCGAGTGTGGTCGGCTTGCCGTGGCCGGGGCGCACAATGGCGGAGTCGGGGTAGGTGTCGAATAGGCGCTGCTTCACGTCGTTGAAGAGACGCACGAAGTCGCCCTCGCTGTGGGTTTTTCCTACGCCGCCCGGGAAGAGGGAGTCACCGACGAACAGGTTCAACTCGCCGTCGATCTCCACGACGATCGCGGCGCCACCGGGGGTGTGGCCGCGCAGGATGTGGACGGGGAATTCGTGGCCGGCGAACGGCAGCACGTCTCCTTCGTTGAGCTCTTCGTCGGGCGCGACGGGCAGGGCTGGGGCGTCCAGGTGGGAACCCCAGTGCGTGGCGCCGGTCTTTTCCAGCACCTCCTCCAAAGCGCCGACGTGGTCCCAGTGGCGGTGCGTCGTCAACACGTCGGTGATACGCACCCCGGCCTTTTCGGCCATGGAAAGGAGGGTGGAGGGCTCGGCGGCGGCGTCGATAAGCAATCCCTGGTCGCCGGAGCTGATCAGGTAGCAATTGTTGTCCATGCTGGACACGGACACGTGGTCGAGTTTGAGGGAATTCATAGTGCCCAAGAGTAGTTGGAATGGTGTTGGTAGGTTTGTTCGAAGGAAACGGCGTGGGAAGGAACGAACGTGGCTGAAAAACTGACGGTGCGCGGCGCACGCGAGCATAACCTCAAGGGCGTGGACGTGGAGCTGCCGCGCGACAAGATGGTGGTGTTCACGGGGCTGTCGGGTTCCGGCAAGTCGTCGCTGGCGTTCGACACGATCTTCGCGGAGGGGCAGCGGCGCTACGTCGAGTCGCTGAGCTCGTACGCCCGCATGTTCTTGGGGCAGATGGATAAGCCCGACGTCGAGTACATCGACGGGCTGAGTCCAGCCGTGTCCATTGACCAGAAGTCGACGAACCGCAACCCGCGCTCCACGGTGGGCACGATCACGGAGATCTACGACTACCTGCGCCTGCTGTACTCGCGTGCGGGCACACCGCACTGCCCGGTGTGCGATGCGGTGATTCAACGACAGACGCCGCAGCAGATCGTCGACCGCGTCATGGAGCAGCCGGAGCGCACGAAATTTCAGGTGCTCGCCCCCATCGTGCGCAAGCGCAAGGGCGAGTTCGTGGACCTCTTCGCGGACTTGTCGGCGCAGGGCTACGCACGCGTCACCGTCGACGGGGAGACGCACCAGCTCTCTGACCCGCCGAAACTGGAGAAGCAGGTCAAGCACAATATCGACGCTGTCGTCGACCGCTTGACGGTCAAGGAGAGCCAGAAGCAGCGCCTCACCGACTCGGTGGAGACCGCGCTGAAGCTCGCCGACGGACTTGTCGCTTTCGATTGGGTCGAGCGCGAGCAGGACGATCCAGGTCGCGTGGAGGTCTTCTCCGAGAAGACGGCGTGCCCGAATGGCCACAAGCTCTCCGTCGAGGAGTACGAGCCGCGCGCGTTCTCCTTCAACTCGCCGTTCGGCGCGTGTCCCGCCTGTGACGGCCTGGGCACCCGCTCGGAGATCGACGAGGACCTCGTCATTCCCGACCCGGACGCGCCTGCAGTCGATGCGTTCCAACCGTGGAACTCGTCGCCGAACAAGGGCTATTTCGAAAAGCTTGTCGTCGCGTTGGCGAAAGCGGAAGGGTTCGACGCGCACGCGCCGCTGTCGTCCCTGAGCGCGAAGCACCGCAAGGCGCTTATCGACGGAACGTCCACCAAAGTCTCCGTCCGCTACAAGAACCGCTACGGCCGGCAGCGTTCTTTCACCTCCGCCTTTGAAGGCGTGAAGGGGTATTTGCAGCGCAAGATCGAACAGTCCGAGTCCGAGCACGCGAAGGAGCGCTACCTGGCGTATACCCGCGAGGTGGCCTGTCCGACGTGCAAGGGCACGCGTTTGAAACCAGAGATTCTCGCGGTGCGCCTGGATTCCACCACTCACGGCGAGAAGTCCATTGCAGGCCTGACGGAGCTGTCCATCGAGGACGCGTCCGAGTACTTGGACCATCTCGTTCTCGGCTACCGCGAAGAGATGATCGCCGGCGCAGTGCTGCGCGAGATCCAGGCGCGCCTGCACTTCCTGCTCGACGTTGGCCTGAACTACCTCACGTTGTCGCGGTCGGCCGGCACGCTCTCCGGCGGCGAGGCCCAGCGTATCCGTCTGGCCACGCAGATCGGTTCCGGTCTAGCGGGCGTGCTGTACGTTCTCGACGAGCCGTCGATCGGCCTGCACCAGCGTGACAACCAGCGCTTGATCGCCACGCTGCAGAAGCTGCGCGACATCGGCAACACCCTCGTCGTCGTCGAGCACGACGAGGACACCATCCGCGCCTCCGACTGGCTTGTCGACGTCGGGCCTCTCGCTGGCGAATATGGCGGCCAGATCGTCTACCAGGGCGAGCCGAAGGGCATCGAGAAAGCGGAGAACTCTCTCACCGGTGATTACCTTTCTGGCAGAAAGGTGATTGAGGTGCCGGAGGAAAGGCGGGGCGTCGATAAGCAGCGCATGCTGAAGATCGTCGGTGCGCGCGAGAACAACCTCGATAACGTCTCTGTGAACGTTCCGCTCGGCGTGCTGACTGCCGTGACTGGCGTGTCAGGATCAGGTAAGTCGACGCTGGTGAACCAGACTCTGGCGAAGACGCTCCAGAACCGCCTCAACGGCGCCCGCCAGGTGCCGGGGCGCGTGAAGAAGGTCGAGGGGCTCGAGCACCTGGACAAGCTCGTGCAGGTGGACCAGTCGCCGATCGGCCGCACGCCGCGGTCGAACCCGGCGACGTACACTGGCGTGTTCGACAAGATCCGCACCCTGTTCGCCGAGACACAGGAGGCGAAGGTCCGCGGCTACAAGGCCGGGCGCTTCTCCTTCAACGTCAAGGGCGGGCGCTGCGAGGCGTGCCGCGGCGACGGCACCATCAAGATCGAGATGAACTTTCTGCCGGACGTCTACGTCCCGTGCGAGGTGTGCGGCGGCGCGCGCTACAACCGCGAGACCCTCGAGGTGCGCTACAAGGGCAAGAACATCGCCGAAGTGCTGGACATGCCGATCAGGGAGGCCACCGAGTTCTTCGAGCCCATCACCTCGATCCACCGCTACCTGCAGACGCTGTGCGACGTCGGACTCGGCTACGTCCGACTCGGCCAGGCTGCCACGACGCTGTCCGGCGGCGAGGCCCAGCGCGTGAAGTTGGCGGCCGAGCTGCAGAAGCGCTCCAACGGACGCACGGTCTACATTCTCGACGAGCCGACCACTGGCCTGCACTTCGAGGACATCCGCAAGCTCATGCTGGTCCTCAACGGGCTGGTGGACAAGGGCAACTCCGTTCTGGTCATCGAGCACAACCTCGATGTGATCAAATGCGCCGACTGGATCATCGACATGGGTCCCGAGGGCGGTTCCGGCGGCGGCACCGTCGTTGCGCAGGGCACGCCCGAGGATGTCGCCACGGTCGACGGCTCATTCACCGGCCAGTTCCTGTCCGAGGTCCTGCCGGCGAAGTAACCGTCGCCTGCGCCCGAGCGTTAGTTAGCGTGGGTCCGCTTCCGGCCCGGCGATGTCACGTCCACTAGCCTCACGGGCGGCGGGAGTGCCGTTGCCTGCTGCCTGGCCGTGCTCGGTGGCTGTCTTAGTCTTTTCGTTGGCCATATCACCGTGCTCGGGAAAGGGGCCTTGGGGCGACTTCTGTTCCGGAGCGGGCTCTGGTCCGCGGCTCACAGCCACACTGATGCGCGGCTCCGGGTTCTCGGTTCCCGGATTTCTACGCTCCGGGGGTTGCGGCGCATCTGCAAAAGCGGGCTGGGACGAAACGTTCGGAAAGGGGTCAACGCCTTCCTGCGTTGCAGAGTCGTCGTACGGATTCGGCACCGCGTTCCCATTTGCTGGGAGAGAGCCTGAAGCAACGTCCTTTCTCCCAGCGCTGTCGCCGTTGCGCTGCTCCCCGAGCACAGCCACTGCGATGAGCAACAGGCCACAGACAACGAAGGTGATCACGCGCGGGATGCCGCTGAGCGAGGCCATGTCGAACAGCACGAGTTTTGCAGTCGCGCAGATCGCGATGACTAGGCCCGCGACGCGGGCAGCCTTTGGATCGGCGCCCGGCCTTGGGCGTTTGACGATGAGCCAGGCCGCGAGTGCCATCCAGGAGATGGAGACGATCATGTGCCCCACGAAGAAGCCGACCTGGAAGCCTTGCGGCCCAGCGCACGCGCTGTCCAGGCCGATTTCGGGAGTGGACGACCCCTTGCTGTAACAGTTCGGCGAAACGAGCTCGCCGATGGCTGTCGAGGCGGTGACAATGCCCACGACGGAGAACAACAGTCCGGCGGCGGCAAAAAGATTTCTCACGGCCGGTTTCAGGGAACGCCACAGCCTGAACTGGCTGGCTGCGAATCCGAGGAACGCGATGAGAGCTAGGCCCACAGCGAGGTCGTAGGCAGATGCATAGCGCGCCAAACTGCTGAAGATCGTGCTTGGGATCCAATTGTGAATGGCGAAGAACAGCGCCACCGACCATGCGGTGAGCAATGGAACCTTGTGCGCCGCTCGGAAACGCATGAGTACCAGAACGGCTGCGAAAACAACGAGAAAAACGACGACAGAGATGGTCTCAGGAAGCGTCCTCCGCTCGGCCGTTGCACCCGCGTCGATGATCACGGGAACGAAGGTGAACGGAAGGATCCCCAGCCATGCAGAAAGACAAACATCGCCGTGAGCGGCCTGCTCCGGGTCGCGTGCTCGGAATCGCAGCACGCCGATGAGAGTGGTGGCAGCGAGCGTGACCACCACCGGCACCCACGGCGAGACCCACCAGATCACAGTGTAAGACGTCAGAATCACGGCTGCGGGCGCATAGATGGACGTGAAATTGCGAG
This window contains:
- a CDS encoding DoxX family protein: MIRKLARPMLASVYIADGVKTVTNSSEYANDAERVVETIKSALPSQYAQYIPSDPETVAKINGGLKIGAGSTFALGKAPRLSAGLLAVSTVGTLLGRNAFWEAKNEDDKQRRRNGAMTNVALLGGVLLASADTEGKPGLAWRAQDAAKRGKKNVQQALPTQSETDKAKKKASAWFQDTAETVSERAQEVADQVTDYVDDNKDDWKKTASDFADKAADRASSFADDATSWAEDTYKDVKPSKLEQYKTNRKVNSVVSDLQGNLDDLGPSEWEKFKGKRKVNKAAGNAQDKAQNSIDSLQEAFEKLDASPSWWQKRKWKKKAKKAEKKANKFVKKAEKKLS
- a CDS encoding MBL fold metallo-hydrolase is translated as MNSLKLDHVSVSSMDNNCYLISSGDQGLLIDAAAEPSTLLSMAEKAGVRITDVLTTHRHWDHVGALEEVLEKTGATHWGSHLDAPALPVAPDEELNEGDVLPFAGHEFPVHILRGHTPGGAAIVVEIDGELNLFVGDSLFPGGVGKTHSEGDFVRLFNDVKQRLFDTYPDSAIVRPGHGKPTTLGAERPNLDAWWQRRW
- the uvrA gene encoding excinuclease ABC subunit UvrA, with the protein product MAEKLTVRGAREHNLKGVDVELPRDKMVVFTGLSGSGKSSLAFDTIFAEGQRRYVESLSSYARMFLGQMDKPDVEYIDGLSPAVSIDQKSTNRNPRSTVGTITEIYDYLRLLYSRAGTPHCPVCDAVIQRQTPQQIVDRVMEQPERTKFQVLAPIVRKRKGEFVDLFADLSAQGYARVTVDGETHQLSDPPKLEKQVKHNIDAVVDRLTVKESQKQRLTDSVETALKLADGLVAFDWVEREQDDPGRVEVFSEKTACPNGHKLSVEEYEPRAFSFNSPFGACPACDGLGTRSEIDEDLVIPDPDAPAVDAFQPWNSSPNKGYFEKLVVALAKAEGFDAHAPLSSLSAKHRKALIDGTSTKVSVRYKNRYGRQRSFTSAFEGVKGYLQRKIEQSESEHAKERYLAYTREVACPTCKGTRLKPEILAVRLDSTTHGEKSIAGLTELSIEDASEYLDHLVLGYREEMIAGAVLREIQARLHFLLDVGLNYLTLSRSAGTLSGGEAQRIRLATQIGSGLAGVLYVLDEPSIGLHQRDNQRLIATLQKLRDIGNTLVVVEHDEDTIRASDWLVDVGPLAGEYGGQIVYQGEPKGIEKAENSLTGDYLSGRKVIEVPEERRGVDKQRMLKIVGARENNLDNVSVNVPLGVLTAVTGVSGSGKSTLVNQTLAKTLQNRLNGARQVPGRVKKVEGLEHLDKLVQVDQSPIGRTPRSNPATYTGVFDKIRTLFAETQEAKVRGYKAGRFSFNVKGGRCEACRGDGTIKIEMNFLPDVYVPCEVCGGARYNRETLEVRYKGKNIAEVLDMPIREATEFFEPITSIHRYLQTLCDVGLGYVRLGQAATTLSGGEAQRVKLAAELQKRSNGRTVYILDEPTTGLHFEDIRKLMLVLNGLVDKGNSVLVIEHNLDVIKCADWIIDMGPEGGSGGGTVVAQGTPEDVATVDGSFTGQFLSEVLPAK
- a CDS encoding DUF2339 domain-containing protein, with amino-acid sequence MTTEQKVIRAAAVLGSIITFIGASFGVALAIQSGLLGPVGRAVGALLFALILLGIGVRIDIRHGAQPGVTALYATSFLVVLADLAYMTHSQHWLSPTGLNVAALAVWIAFLGMAIWRKNMWLVLCMCIAFLFFAGPIFDHSVANALLPMFYPPLALVCTWIIPSTTTPRLAVATRLLTAAMLIRQLILLSFVTWFQNDLGSVPLVAYVGVFLLIIGDRYFPIRQLSLNTRNFTSIYAPAAVILTSYTVIWWVSPWVPVVVTLAATTLIGVLRFRARDPEQAAHGDVCLSAWLGILPFTFVPVIIDAGATAERRTLPETISVVVFLVVFAAVLVLMRFRAAHKVPLLTAWSVALFFAIHNWIPSTIFSSLARYASAYDLAVGLALIAFLGFAASQFRLWRSLKPAVRNLFAAAGLLFSVVGIVTASTAIGELVSPNCYSKGSSTPEIGLDSACAGPQGFQVGFFVGHMIVSISWMALAAWLIVKRPRPGADPKAARVAGLVIAICATAKLVLFDMASLSGIPRVITFVVCGLLLIAVAVLGEQRNGDSAGRKDVASGSLPANGNAVPNPYDDSATQEGVDPFPNVSSQPAFADAPQPPERRNPGTENPEPRISVAVSRGPEPAPEQKSPQGPFPEHGDMANEKTKTATEHGQAAGNGTPAAREASGRDIAGPEADPR